In a genomic window of uncultured Sphaerochaeta sp.:
- a CDS encoding AzlC family ABC transporter permease — MDTENQSQLTFHQGFVEGSPIFVGYFPTAMAFGLVCRDLGLRIWEAVLFSVTNFAGSGQFLAASLIRSGSILLEIFISVLLINLRYSFMGAELSRKLEKGIDGPARLLLAHGTTDEVFSVAVLHRSPISKPYLAGLELTAYLGWVSGTAVGFLAGMVLPSALQMAVGVTLYAMFSSLLAQEFRQKGKDVLIIALISASLNSLLILVLKLGVGYSFVISMLSASFLGAWFIKEEEYRA; from the coding sequence ATGGACACCGAAAACCAAAGCCAACTCACCTTTCACCAAGGGTTCGTGGAAGGATCCCCGATCTTTGTGGGTTACTTTCCCACGGCCATGGCCTTCGGTCTGGTATGCAGGGATCTGGGACTCAGGATCTGGGAGGCAGTGCTCTTCTCAGTTACCAACTTTGCCGGAAGCGGCCAGTTTCTCGCAGCCAGCCTCATCCGCTCCGGCTCCATTTTGCTGGAGATTTTCATCAGCGTGCTGTTGATCAACCTACGGTACTCCTTCATGGGTGCTGAGCTGAGCAGAAAGCTGGAAAAAGGCATTGATGGGCCTGCACGTCTGCTGCTTGCCCATGGAACCACCGACGAGGTATTCAGTGTTGCGGTGCTCCATCGCTCACCCATCTCAAAACCCTATTTGGCAGGGCTGGAGCTCACAGCCTACCTTGGCTGGGTAAGCGGAACTGCAGTGGGATTTCTGGCAGGCATGGTGCTTCCCTCGGCATTACAGATGGCCGTTGGGGTCACCCTCTATGCAATGTTCAGCTCCTTGCTTGCCCAGGAGTTCCGCCAAAAAGGAAAGGATGTCCTCATCATCGCCCTCATCTCTGCCTCGCTCAATTCGCTGTTGATTCTGGTACTGAAATTGGGAGTTGGATATTCCTTTGTAATATCCATGCTCAGTGCGAGTTTCCTGGGAGCCTGGTTCATCAAGGAAGAGGAGTACCGTGCATGA
- a CDS encoding DUF1295 domain-containing protein has protein sequence MKATKSTIIVFFLAIVLILVGVDAYSPASFSALQMVSLSTVLTALLSFALSLLTNDYSWTDRLWSTLPVAYAWMYAYASSFTAAALVAALLITVWGARLTFNFARRGGYTGEEDYRWSILRQRIGNPLAWIVFNLLFIASYQQFLFIAFTSPLSLLTHPASSVFTPISFVAIVLFFLCLGIETLADQQQYTFQQAKHHLLERDNRYSEDYERGFRTSGLFRRSRHPNYFGELGVWWSMYLFCASFHTSLLHFTLAGPLLLTLLFIGSTVFTESITASKYPEYAKYQKRVPAILFRFW, from the coding sequence ATGAAAGCAACCAAGTCAACCATCATCGTGTTCTTCTTGGCCATCGTTCTCATCCTCGTCGGTGTAGACGCCTACTCCCCTGCATCGTTCTCCGCACTGCAGATGGTGAGCCTGTCAACAGTGCTCACGGCGCTTCTCTCCTTTGCCCTGTCCCTGCTTACCAACGATTACTCTTGGACAGACAGGCTTTGGAGCACCCTGCCGGTTGCCTATGCCTGGATGTATGCATACGCATCATCGTTCACTGCAGCCGCTCTTGTGGCAGCACTGCTCATCACCGTTTGGGGTGCACGCCTTACCTTCAACTTTGCACGACGAGGCGGGTATACCGGAGAGGAGGATTACCGCTGGAGCATTCTCAGGCAGCGAATAGGGAACCCACTTGCCTGGATCGTCTTCAATCTGCTCTTCATTGCAAGCTACCAGCAGTTCCTCTTCATTGCCTTCACCAGCCCACTCTCCCTGCTGACACATCCTGCATCTTCTGTATTCACTCCCATAAGCTTTGTCGCAATCGTACTCTTTTTCCTCTGTCTCGGCATTGAGACACTTGCCGACCAGCAGCAATACACATTCCAGCAAGCAAAACATCATCTTCTTGAACGCGACAATCGGTATTCCGAAGACTATGAGCGAGGATTCCGAACCTCTGGTTTGTTCAGGCGAAGCAGACACCCAAACTACTTCGGAGAGCTGGGTGTATGGTGGTCGATGTATCTTTTCTGTGCTTCCTTCCACACTTCCTTGCTGCATTTCACTCTGGCAGGGCCTCTCCTCTTGACCTTGCTGTTCATCGGTTCGACTGTTTTCACGGAGAGCATCACCGCTTCCAAATATCCTGAGTATGCCAAGTACCAGAAACGTGTCCCTGCAATTCTCTTCAGATTCTGGTGA
- a CDS encoding tRNA threonylcarbamoyladenosine dehydratase encodes MRSEQFLRISRLLGDEQVLSLHQKHVVVVGLGAVGGMCLESLVRSGVGNLRLVDFDTVGITNLNRQVLATYDTLGKLKTEVAKERMQAINPFCTVEALPLFVQAETMDTILEGPIDLVVDAIDSLNPKCALLQVAYERGIPVVSSMGAALRRDPFLVRRSDLMDTYGCPLARQVRTNLRKRGIGRGIDVIFSPEVVRFTYKDPEEEEHADFNEQIIDRGRKRNVLGSLPTVTAIFGQNLAHLALTKLLDEENLSGEAAWNPKDKQPIR; translated from the coding sequence ATGAGATCAGAGCAATTCTTACGAATCAGCCGTCTGCTCGGTGATGAGCAGGTCCTCTCACTCCACCAGAAACACGTGGTGGTGGTAGGGTTGGGAGCCGTCGGCGGCATGTGCCTCGAGTCGCTTGTCCGAAGCGGCGTAGGCAACCTCAGGCTTGTTGACTTTGATACGGTCGGCATCACCAACCTCAACAGGCAAGTCTTGGCCACCTACGACACCTTGGGCAAACTCAAGACAGAGGTGGCAAAAGAGCGGATGCAAGCAATCAACCCTTTCTGCACCGTTGAGGCGCTCCCCTTGTTTGTGCAAGCTGAAACCATGGATACCATACTTGAAGGCCCGATAGACCTCGTTGTCGATGCCATTGACTCCCTCAATCCCAAATGTGCCCTGCTCCAGGTAGCCTACGAGCGGGGCATCCCCGTGGTAAGCAGCATGGGTGCTGCGCTTCGGAGGGACCCATTCTTGGTCCGAAGATCCGACCTGATGGATACCTATGGGTGCCCTTTGGCACGCCAGGTACGCACTAACCTGCGCAAGCGTGGCATAGGCCGGGGCATTGATGTCATATTCAGCCCTGAGGTGGTGCGTTTCACCTACAAGGACCCAGAGGAAGAGGAACATGCCGATTTCAATGAGCAAATCATTGACCGCGGGCGAAAACGCAATGTATTGGGCAGCCTGCCCACGGTGACGGCAATCTTTGGGCAGAACCTGGCACACCTTGCCCTGACCAAGCTGCTGGATGAGGAGAACCTCAGCGGAGAGGCAGCCTGGAATCCGAAAGACAAGCAACCTATACGCTGA
- a CDS encoding TetR/AcrR family transcriptional regulator C-terminal domain-containing protein, translating into MAQMTKSALAQSLKQLMADKTLDKITVKEIVARCGVNRQTFYYHFRDIYDLLDWMFINEGNEFSRAYPNATVSDDGQTAVQNLCFYLLENREMIVNIYHSLGRELLDRYLCREISKLLYATLEKRAKDFGATSDDLDFLIGFYKHAFVGHMLDWVQDGLPGSCNEIVLKFSPLLKGTFDSALKRMALSH; encoded by the coding sequence ATGGCTCAGATGACAAAGTCGGCACTTGCTCAGTCCTTGAAGCAATTGATGGCTGACAAGACCTTGGACAAGATTACTGTGAAGGAGATCGTTGCACGCTGCGGTGTGAATCGACAGACCTTCTACTATCATTTTCGTGATATATATGACTTGTTGGATTGGATGTTCATCAACGAGGGAAATGAGTTCTCCCGCGCCTATCCGAATGCAACGGTATCAGACGATGGCCAGACAGCTGTTCAGAACCTTTGCTTCTACCTCCTGGAAAACAGAGAGATGATCGTCAATATCTATCATAGTCTTGGCCGTGAGCTGCTCGATCGTTACCTGTGCAGGGAGATTTCGAAGCTGCTTTACGCTACATTGGAGAAACGCGCGAAGGATTTTGGGGCAACAAGCGATGACTTGGATTTCCTGATCGGGTTCTATAAGCATGCGTTTGTGGGCCACATGTTGGATTGGGTACAGGATGGATTGCCGGGTAGCTGTAACGAAATTGTGCTGAAATTTTCCCCATTATTGAAAGGAACCTTTGATTCAGCATTGAAACGCATGGCTTTATCCCATTGA
- a CDS encoding V-type ATPase 116kDa subunit family protein, giving the protein MNLFTRPMKLLTAVVLEQTSDAVVRALLALGVLDFVHINKLDPQQMERLSSRPSSINRSALEDLRHRVEALLKQGHISIPATEKLDVKKVETPQLEQYKQQIDALNVSLLSLKEKQKDSNQHLMGLEELRRYIQEDKGEYLDLRLGELTHGKAEDLILKISAFGGLMEPIADTQRYISLTLRRDVSQVDPLLEKFGWVESSDVELQRQALQLIKSRLDEEHAKALQDRGAIEMEVDAVVASHQAQLYAIWSNLRLNELCDQIRSYFAYTRNTTLFSGWVPTDQASLVEKAIEDASEGQCVVEWTEASSMPRDQVPVAMSSPKALAPFQKIVNNYSTPEYGTVNPTIFVMVAYLSMFGLMFADVGQGLVLLLVGLMGSHSYKTHPLKPDGMLSRNVTSLLVYLGLSSMVFGALFGSYFGLPLVPALWFNFEAAVAGHGTLITDVYGILGITIRFGIIIIYTGLVLNWINLSRKKAYLTLLLDKNGLLGGLLFGIGLYMGFGFVRSGYRTFPSQPWIAPVVTVSLILLFARGFIIYLVSLRKGGERHEISHVILDSVMEFLVDVLEIFTGYLSNTLSFMRVAGLGIAHASLMESFKELSSMVDGFGGVAIFILGNVLVIVLEGLSAGIQSLRLNYYEFFSRYFTGKGVAYEPVGLSNTRSEKR; this is encoded by the coding sequence ATGAATTTGTTTACGAGACCGATGAAATTACTCACAGCGGTGGTCCTTGAACAGACCAGTGATGCTGTGGTGAGGGCACTGCTCGCCCTGGGCGTGCTGGATTTTGTCCACATCAACAAACTCGACCCCCAGCAGATGGAACGACTCTCCAGTCGTCCCAGCAGCATCAACCGCTCTGCGCTTGAGGACCTTCGCCATCGTGTGGAAGCCCTGCTCAAGCAAGGGCATATCTCCATTCCGGCGACAGAAAAGCTTGATGTCAAGAAAGTGGAGACCCCACAGCTGGAGCAGTACAAGCAGCAAATTGACGCGTTGAACGTCAGCTTGCTCTCCCTGAAAGAGAAACAGAAAGACAGCAACCAGCACCTGATGGGGCTTGAGGAACTGAGACGTTACATTCAAGAGGACAAGGGAGAATACCTTGACCTCCGCCTAGGCGAGCTGACCCATGGGAAAGCCGAGGATCTGATACTGAAAATCTCTGCCTTCGGTGGTTTGATGGAACCTATCGCCGACACCCAGAGGTATATCAGCCTGACTTTGCGCCGCGATGTTTCCCAAGTAGACCCCTTGTTGGAAAAGTTTGGCTGGGTTGAGTCCAGTGATGTGGAGTTGCAACGGCAGGCCTTGCAGTTGATCAAGAGCCGTCTCGATGAGGAGCATGCCAAGGCGTTGCAGGATCGTGGAGCCATTGAGATGGAAGTTGATGCAGTGGTGGCTTCCCACCAGGCACAGCTGTACGCCATATGGTCCAATCTCAGGCTCAATGAGCTTTGCGACCAGATTCGTTCCTATTTTGCCTACACCCGCAATACCACCCTGTTCTCCGGTTGGGTTCCCACCGACCAGGCTTCCTTGGTCGAAAAGGCCATAGAGGATGCAAGTGAGGGCCAATGTGTGGTCGAATGGACTGAGGCTTCTTCCATGCCCCGCGATCAAGTACCGGTTGCAATGTCAAGCCCGAAGGCGCTTGCCCCCTTCCAGAAGATTGTGAACAACTACAGCACCCCGGAATATGGGACGGTGAATCCGACGATATTCGTAATGGTTGCCTATCTTTCCATGTTTGGCCTGATGTTTGCTGATGTTGGACAAGGTCTGGTGCTATTGCTCGTTGGCCTCATGGGTTCGCACAGCTACAAGACACACCCCCTCAAACCGGACGGGATGCTCAGCCGCAATGTGACCAGCCTCTTGGTCTACCTTGGCTTGTCATCCATGGTGTTCGGAGCACTGTTCGGTTCCTACTTTGGCTTGCCTCTGGTTCCTGCCCTTTGGTTCAATTTTGAGGCGGCAGTGGCCGGCCATGGAACACTGATCACTGATGTGTATGGAATACTGGGCATCACCATCCGGTTCGGTATCATCATCATTTACACCGGTCTGGTTCTCAATTGGATCAATCTCAGCCGCAAGAAGGCGTATCTGACACTTCTGTTGGATAAGAATGGATTGCTTGGGGGACTGTTGTTCGGCATCGGTCTCTACATGGGCTTTGGGTTTGTGAGAAGCGGCTACAGGACCTTCCCCTCCCAGCCTTGGATTGCACCGGTTGTCACCGTTTCTCTCATCCTGCTCTTTGCCCGTGGGTTCATCATCTATTTGGTTTCGTTGCGAAAGGGTGGGGAACGCCATGAGATCAGCCACGTCATCCTTGATTCAGTCATGGAATTCCTGGTGGATGTCCTGGAGATTTTCACCGGATATCTTTCCAATACGCTCTCCTTCATGCGTGTGGCCGGCTTGGGAATAGCCCATGCTTCGCTGATGGAGTCTTTCAAGGAACTTTCCTCGATGGTGGATGGATTCGGGGGAGTGGCGATTTTCATTTTGGGAAACGTCCTGGTAATTGTTCTGGAAGGCCTGAGTGCAGGCATCCAGTCGCTTCGTTTGAACTACTACGAGTTCTTTTCACGGTATTTCACCGGAAAAGGTGTGGCGTATGAGCCGGTTGGGCTCTCCAACACCCGTTCCGAGAAGAGATAG
- a CDS encoding bifunctional methionine sulfoxide reductase B/A protein yields the protein MQLRTTLTPQEEEVIIHKGTEWAFRGAYTDLEEEGTYYCKWCGSPLYSSESKFHSGCGWPSFDEELPFAVTRHPDPDGSRTEIVCATCEGHLGHVFLGERFTEKDTRHCVNSISLVFRSGPPVAQAIFAGGCFWGVEHLFAQKDGVYSAVSGYTGGTTENPSYQDVLTHSTGHLEAVRVLYNPLVISYEELAKYFFEIHDPTQANGQGPDIGNQYLSAVFYRSRHEFEVAVRLIGLLEAKGLGIATTLRPASTFYVAEEYHQDYYERKGTLPYCHAYTKRF from the coding sequence ATGCAACTTCGAACGACCCTTACCCCGCAAGAGGAAGAGGTCATCATTCACAAAGGCACAGAGTGGGCCTTCCGTGGTGCCTATACCGATCTTGAAGAGGAAGGCACCTACTACTGCAAATGGTGCGGTTCACCGCTGTACAGCTCAGAAAGCAAGTTCCATTCAGGTTGCGGCTGGCCCTCGTTTGATGAGGAGCTTCCCTTTGCCGTGACCAGGCATCCCGATCCCGATGGCAGCAGGACTGAGATAGTCTGTGCAACATGTGAAGGTCATCTGGGACATGTATTTCTGGGAGAGCGCTTCACAGAAAAGGATACCCGTCATTGCGTAAACTCAATTTCACTGGTCTTTCGCTCGGGCCCACCGGTTGCGCAGGCAATCTTTGCCGGCGGCTGTTTCTGGGGCGTTGAACACCTCTTTGCACAAAAGGATGGCGTGTATTCCGCTGTAAGTGGATACACCGGGGGAACCACAGAAAATCCGAGCTATCAGGATGTGCTGACCCACTCCACCGGCCATTTGGAAGCCGTGAGGGTGCTCTACAATCCGCTGGTCATCTCCTATGAGGAACTGGCGAAATATTTCTTTGAGATCCATGACCCTACACAGGCCAACGGACAGGGCCCGGATATCGGCAATCAGTATCTGAGCGCTGTTTTCTATCGCAGCAGGCATGAGTTTGAGGTAGCCGTCAGGCTCATCGGGCTTCTCGAGGCAAAAGGCTTGGGTATTGCAACAACCCTGCGCCCCGCCTCAACCTTCTATGTGGCTGAGGAGTACCATCAGGATTACTACGAGCGCAAGGGAACCCTTCCCTATTGCCATGCATACACCAAACGCTTTTAG
- a CDS encoding V-type ATPase subunit — protein sequence MSKDPVSVYGFINAKLRAKIGLMRQSRIIEDLLKASSLVEAVAVLRDSPYHALAEVYDQTGDLQQMEFVLLEMEVAMYREVASYLEGKSATFVRHLLGKIEVDNLKNSIRLWYSSIVRGRPIRFRSGYLYKSPILNAIDWTALVNATSWDAVLKSVHQSPYEPVLAQYSEQDLEKDGLFSLESKLDLLWYEHLRTALETLGRQDREVASTIFSVEVDLKNLLTLARYGWYHQMEGDALRSLVLPWGKVATSKETERYIQTSASDRDPVALINRFAGGLEQDQQLVQRGSIHIEETSVLENLKIEDYLEKKRHALYHKMLSSDPFTIALALSYFFLNKEESSMIKAILNGKYYGYDEAYIRGVIG from the coding sequence ATGAGTAAAGACCCTGTTTCCGTATACGGATTCATCAATGCCAAGCTCCGGGCAAAGATTGGTTTGATGCGCCAAAGTCGCATCATTGAGGACCTTCTGAAAGCTTCTTCCTTGGTGGAAGCGGTTGCTGTGTTGCGAGACAGTCCCTACCATGCTTTGGCCGAGGTGTACGATCAGACCGGAGACCTGCAGCAGATGGAATTCGTGCTGCTGGAGATGGAAGTGGCGATGTATCGCGAAGTTGCTTCCTATTTGGAAGGGAAAAGCGCTACCTTCGTACGTCACCTCTTGGGAAAGATCGAGGTTGACAACCTGAAAAACTCAATACGACTGTGGTACAGCAGTATCGTACGCGGAAGACCCATTCGCTTTCGCAGTGGATATTTGTACAAGAGTCCCATTCTCAATGCAATCGATTGGACTGCCTTGGTCAATGCAACCAGCTGGGATGCAGTCCTCAAATCAGTGCATCAGAGTCCCTACGAACCCGTCCTTGCCCAGTATTCCGAGCAGGATCTTGAGAAGGATGGTTTGTTCTCCTTGGAGAGCAAACTTGATTTGCTTTGGTATGAACACTTGCGTACTGCCCTCGAGACGTTGGGCCGGCAGGATCGTGAAGTTGCCTCCACCATATTCTCGGTGGAAGTTGATCTGAAAAACCTTCTCACCTTGGCCCGTTACGGGTGGTATCACCAGATGGAAGGGGATGCCCTGCGGTCCCTCGTACTTCCCTGGGGAAAGGTGGCGACGAGCAAGGAGACTGAACGGTATATCCAGACATCCGCTTCTGATCGCGATCCGGTAGCACTGATCAATCGCTTTGCGGGTGGGCTTGAGCAGGACCAGCAACTGGTCCAGCGTGGCAGTATTCATATTGAAGAGACCAGCGTCCTCGAAAATCTTAAGATTGAGGACTATCTGGAGAAAAAAAGGCATGCCTTGTACCACAAGATGCTGAGTTCCGATCCTTTCACCATTGCCCTTGCCTTGTCCTACTTCTTCCTCAACAAGGAGGAGAGTTCGATGATCAAGGCTATTCTCAACGGTAAATACTACGGGTACGATGAAGCATACATCAGGGGGGTTATAGGATGA
- a CDS encoding FMN-binding protein gives MKRSIHILIVVLCTLILLGVGFSLVFRQVETNLQNLVTLSIAPSVPVSLADGLYEGTYSTFPVKVRVQVHVLDQRIQAISLLEHRNGQGEPAEAILETIVEEQSLAVDTISGATYSSIVILKAVEQALAKAGNP, from the coding sequence ATGAAACGCAGCATACATATCCTCATTGTTGTCCTTTGCACTCTGATACTTCTTGGCGTCGGTTTTTCCCTTGTGTTCAGACAGGTGGAAACAAATTTGCAGAATCTTGTGACGCTTTCCATTGCACCATCGGTGCCAGTATCCTTGGCGGACGGTCTCTACGAAGGCACGTATTCAACGTTTCCCGTAAAGGTTCGGGTACAGGTTCACGTGCTTGACCAGCGAATCCAGGCCATCTCGCTTTTGGAACACCGGAATGGGCAAGGAGAGCCTGCTGAAGCCATCCTGGAAACCATTGTTGAAGAACAGAGTCTGGCGGTAGATACCATCAGTGGAGCAACCTACAGCAGTATTGTCATCCTGAAAGCCGTGGAGCAAGCACTGGCAAAGGCAGGCAACCCATGA
- a CDS encoding AzlD domain-containing protein, with translation MNANLPFIIPILVSALATFLVRMLPYYVTFLDRLPPFLSRSLRLLPIAALGPLIFPGVIMDFHPRWYAGLVAVMVSSIIAYRRNGMIIPILTSILVTYLLLL, from the coding sequence ATGAATGCAAATCTTCCCTTCATCATTCCCATCCTGGTAAGCGCCCTCGCTACGTTTCTGGTACGGATGCTCCCCTACTACGTTACCTTCCTTGATCGGCTTCCGCCGTTTCTGTCCCGAAGCCTCAGGTTGCTGCCCATTGCTGCCCTCGGCCCGCTCATCTTCCCCGGCGTCATCATGGATTTCCACCCTCGATGGTATGCAGGTCTTGTGGCTGTCATGGTTTCCTCAATCATCGCCTATCGGCGCAACGGTATGATCATCCCCATTCTCACGAGCATTCTGGTCACCTACCTGCTGTTGCTCTGA
- a CDS encoding fimbria/pilus periplasmic chaperone, whose translation MRKVILTLVVGLIALSSVAAYQFSPLEQSFQPTGAESTKTYTIVNDSNDSIAISISALIRDQDAQGNEVNTPADAYFSIVPNKLVVPPQSSWVVRVQYRGPRTVTNELSFRLKAEQIPYSQGKASTDKGMFNFLYIYTTSLYVMPSRVIENVGIRSVAASSMEDGSPALSLTLANLGTVHQLLISAVVEVKDSKGNTVVLQGPEALAGIDGMNILAKKTVTKQVPWPEGLSRNSGVTYQATIKYTK comes from the coding sequence ATGAGGAAAGTAATACTGACTTTGGTGGTTGGCCTTATCGCGCTCTCCTCAGTAGCTGCCTATCAATTTTCCCCGTTGGAACAATCTTTTCAACCGACTGGTGCTGAGAGTACCAAAACCTACACAATTGTCAATGACAGCAATGATTCCATTGCAATCAGCATCTCGGCTCTGATTCGAGATCAGGATGCACAGGGCAATGAGGTCAACACTCCTGCCGATGCATATTTCTCCATTGTTCCCAACAAACTGGTAGTGCCTCCGCAGAGCAGCTGGGTGGTGCGTGTCCAATATCGTGGACCAAGAACCGTAACCAACGAACTTTCTTTCAGACTGAAAGCTGAACAGATTCCGTATTCTCAAGGAAAAGCAAGCACTGACAAGGGGATGTTCAATTTCCTCTATATCTATACTACCAGCCTCTATGTAATGCCTTCGCGTGTCATTGAGAATGTCGGGATAAGAAGTGTCGCCGCCTCAAGCATGGAAGATGGCAGTCCTGCGCTTTCATTGACCTTGGCCAATTTGGGAACTGTACACCAATTGCTGATTTCGGCCGTTGTGGAAGTCAAGGACAGTAAAGGCAATACCGTGGTGTTGCAGGGACCTGAAGCGCTTGCTGGCATAGATGGCATGAACATTTTGGCTAAGAAAACAGTTACCAAGCAGGTTCCTTGGCCGGAAGGTCTTTCACGGAATTCCGGAGTAACCTATCAGGCCACCATCAAGTATACGAAATAA
- a CDS encoding TatD family hydrolase, with protein MFDAHRHFSSAKACANALYATSKTGEWGRLKGMHHPSVGGIGALPEKPLPTAELLYEYVSKQADLQIAEVGLDRRWPDAEAQQLFLLEVLDIAYILERSVSLHCVRRDGLLLGLLKRQGKHLPTLLWHGCTLSWESAHQASRMGIILSFAPSLYTSALAREGKRLVTLRYALETDYALEMEEPYEAYLENHLDAFSELTDTSCDTLIRNNDEIRAILTNQPSAR; from the coding sequence ATGTTTGATGCACACCGCCATTTCAGCAGTGCCAAAGCCTGCGCCAACGCCCTCTATGCAACCAGCAAAACGGGCGAATGGGGACGCCTGAAAGGCATGCACCACCCTTCTGTCGGGGGTATCGGGGCCTTGCCGGAAAAACCGTTGCCAACGGCTGAACTGTTGTATGAGTATGTGTCCAAACAAGCAGATCTGCAGATAGCTGAAGTAGGTTTGGACCGAAGGTGGCCGGATGCAGAAGCACAGCAACTCTTTTTATTGGAAGTATTGGACATTGCTTATATCCTGGAGCGTAGCGTAAGCCTGCACTGTGTACGAAGGGATGGTTTGCTTTTGGGTCTGCTCAAGCGGCAGGGCAAACACCTCCCCACTTTGCTCTGGCATGGATGTACCCTGAGTTGGGAGAGTGCCCACCAAGCATCAAGGATGGGAATCATCCTTTCTTTTGCCCCCTCGCTGTACACAAGTGCGCTGGCAAGGGAAGGCAAGCGACTGGTGACGCTTCGCTACGCACTGGAAACGGACTATGCACTGGAGATGGAAGAGCCATATGAGGCCTATCTGGAAAACCATCTTGACGCATTCTCCGAGTTGACCGATACCTCCTGCGATACCCTGATAAGGAATAATGATGAGATCAGAGCAATTCTTACGAATCAGCCGTCTGCTCGGTGA
- a CDS encoding alpha/beta fold hydrolase, producing MKIHMTVLLVLVIALFPGCTTKTTEPAVVSVPVEKEELVDFCGYWEGSLAITPTDSLAMGFTITSGGDGVYEALLQIPSQGLRNFKVSSIHQEHNQLSIGMEQLQATFTGTYDDVTQQIAGTFVQMGQSLPLVLDKGEVKENARPQDPIKPYPYIAEDIYFKQQPEGFKLAGTITRPQGDGPFPAVVLVTGSGSQNRDEELLGHRPFLVLADALTRSGIVVLRYDDRGFAESEGDASAATSLDFANDAESAVHYLKSLPYVDAGNIGILGHSEGGIIAPIVAQRNRDLAFLVLMAGSGVDGVAVLEDQTAAILRAQQAPEPYIAQTVQTNLDIYATVLDEGRTLEERKEAVLQTLLAMGMSEDQARAQVSALFLPWYMTFLTLDPSDYLKGLTVPVLILNGTKDTQISAALHVPAIRKALLAGGNTRNTIKVYEGLNHLFQPAETGAPEEYGNIDITIDIKVLEDISKWIVSDRFQL from the coding sequence GTGAAGATTCATATGACCGTATTGCTTGTCCTCGTGATAGCCTTGTTTCCAGGATGCACCACTAAGACAACGGAACCAGCCGTTGTCTCCGTCCCCGTCGAGAAGGAAGAACTGGTCGACTTCTGTGGCTACTGGGAAGGTTCCTTGGCCATCACTCCGACAGATTCGCTTGCAATGGGCTTCACCATAACCTCCGGTGGCGACGGAGTCTATGAAGCCCTGTTGCAGATTCCGTCCCAAGGTTTGAGGAATTTCAAAGTCTCGTCGATTCATCAGGAACATAACCAGCTCTCCATTGGTATGGAGCAGTTGCAAGCCACATTCACGGGAACCTACGATGACGTGACACAGCAGATAGCGGGGACCTTTGTCCAGATGGGACAATCGTTGCCCTTGGTCCTTGACAAGGGAGAAGTCAAGGAGAACGCACGACCGCAAGATCCTATCAAGCCGTATCCTTACATTGCCGAGGACATCTATTTCAAACAACAACCGGAGGGCTTCAAGCTTGCCGGAACCATTACACGACCACAAGGGGACGGCCCGTTCCCCGCTGTGGTGTTGGTCACCGGGTCAGGGTCACAAAATCGGGACGAAGAACTGCTTGGCCATAGGCCGTTCTTGGTGCTGGCAGATGCACTGACACGTTCCGGGATTGTGGTCTTGCGCTATGATGACCGTGGTTTCGCCGAGTCAGAAGGCGATGCGAGTGCCGCCACATCGTTGGATTTCGCGAACGATGCCGAATCAGCCGTACACTACCTCAAGTCCTTGCCGTATGTAGATGCAGGGAATATTGGCATCCTCGGACATAGCGAGGGTGGCATCATCGCACCGATTGTCGCCCAAAGGAACCGGGACCTGGCATTTCTGGTGCTCATGGCTGGCTCCGGTGTTGACGGAGTGGCTGTACTCGAGGACCAAACAGCGGCCATTCTGAGGGCACAACAGGCTCCCGAGCCGTATATCGCGCAGACAGTACAGACTAACCTGGACATCTATGCCACAGTCTTGGATGAGGGGAGGACACTTGAGGAACGCAAGGAGGCTGTACTGCAGACACTCCTGGCGATGGGAATGTCCGAAGACCAGGCAAGGGCCCAGGTATCTGCACTATTCTTGCCATGGTATATGACGTTCCTCACACTTGACCCTTCCGATTACCTGAAAGGCCTAACCGTGCCCGTCTTGATCCTGAATGGAACGAAAGACACACAAATTTCTGCAGCACTGCATGTGCCGGCTATCAGAAAGGCTTTGCTTGCCGGAGGAAATACTCGCAATACAATCAAGGTATACGAGGGGCTCAACCATCTGTTCCAACCGGCGGAAACCGGTGCTCCTGAAGAATATGGGAATATTGATATAACAATCGACATAAAGGTTCTGGAAGATATTTCCAAGTGGATTGTCAGCGATAGGTTTCAACTATGA